In the Azospirillum humicireducens genome, GGAATGGATCGGACTGACCGCCTATTGGCTGATGGGCCGCACCGAGGCGCTGTTCCCGGCGCCCTGATCTTCAGGATCATTCCTCACCTGTGTCATCGTGTTTCCCGGCATTTCCAGCCATTGGCGTGGCCGTGCCACTCCGCTAGAGTGCCGCCGCCTTGGCGGTTCGAGGCGACCGGGAGATCGAGGGGTTTGGCGGATGCGTCGCAGGCGCGGGGTGGGCAGGATCGTCGTGCTGGTCGGCGTGGCAACGCTCGCCGCCTGTGCGCAGAATCCCGCCGGCACCGGCTCGGGCCTGCCGACCAGCGGCATCTACAAGGTCGGCAAGCCCTATCAGATCGGCGGCGTCTGGTATTATCCCAAGGAAGACTACGGCTATGACGAGACCGGAATCGCCTCCTGGTACGGGCCCGGCTTCCATGAGAAGACCACCGCCAACGGCGAGATCTACGACCAGGACGAACTGACCGCCGCGCACCGCACCCTGCCGATGCCGAGCCTGGTGCGGGTGACCAATCTGGACAATGGCCGCTCCATCGTGGTTCGGGTCAACGACCGCGGCCCCTACGCCAATGGCCGCATCATCGACATGTCGCGCCGCGGCGCCCAGCTGCTGGGATTCGACGGTCCCGGCACGGCGAAGGTGCGCGTCCAGATCCTGGCGGAGGAAAGCCGGGCCATCGCCGCCGCCGCGCGCCAGGGGACTCCCGCCCCGCTGCTGGCTGAGACCGACGGCCCGCCGCCCAAGGCCGCCCCACGCGGCCGGATCGAGGTGTCCGGGCCGTCCGGACCGGTGACGACGGTGTCGGCCTCCACCGGAGCGCCACGCCCTGCGGTGGTCGGCGCCCCGGTGCCGCCGCCCGCCACCGTCGCCGGCAGCATGGCGGAAGGCCGCTTCGTCCCGGCGCCGGTGGTGGCGCAGATGCCGGTGAAGCCGCGGGAGGCGATCTATGTCCAGGTCGGCGCCTTCGGCAGCGAAGAGAATGTGGCGAAGGCCCGCGCCCGGCTGTCCGCCATGGGCCAGCGCGCCAGCGTCAGCCTGACGCGGTCGGGCGGCCTGTCCCTGCATCGCGTCAGGGTCGGGCCGCTGGACAGCGTCGATCGTGCCGACACCCTGCTCAACCAGATCATACAGGCCGGCCTTACGGAGGCCAAAATCGTGGTGGATTGATCCCGGCCAGCCGATATCCACTGTGACCGCCCACCTCGACCGCTCTGCCGAGCGCCTGTGACCGAGTGCCCTTGGAGGATTGTTGCCATGAACGCTGTTGTCGTCCGCCTGTGCGCCGTTTTCGGCCGTTCCGTCGCCCTTTCCGTTGGGATGGCGGCCGGAATCGCGATGGCCGGGGCCACGATAGGCGCCGGCATGACCGCGGTCTCCGTCCAGGCCGCGACCATCGACACCATCGCCAAGCAGGCGATCCTGCTCGACCTGACCTCGAACACCGTGCTGTTCGAGAAGAACGCCGACGAGCGCATGGCGCCGTCGTCGATGAGCAAGATCATGACCGCCTACCTGACCTTCGAGGCGATCAAGGCCGGCCGCCTGACGCTGGACAGCACGCTGCCGGTCAGCGAGCGGGCGTGGCGGATGCAGGGCTCCAAGATGTTCGTGGAGCTTCACAACAACATCAAGGTCGACGACCTGATCAAGGGCATGATCGTCCAGTCGGGCAACGACGCCTGCATCGTGCTGGCCGAGGGGCTGGC is a window encoding:
- a CDS encoding septal ring lytic transglycosylase RlpA family protein, whose protein sequence is MRRRRGVGRIVVLVGVATLAACAQNPAGTGSGLPTSGIYKVGKPYQIGGVWYYPKEDYGYDETGIASWYGPGFHEKTTANGEIYDQDELTAAHRTLPMPSLVRVTNLDNGRSIVVRVNDRGPYANGRIIDMSRRGAQLLGFDGPGTAKVRVQILAEESRAIAAAARQGTPAPLLAETDGPPPKAAPRGRIEVSGPSGPVTTVSASTGAPRPAVVGAPVPPPATVAGSMAEGRFVPAPVVAQMPVKPREAIYVQVGAFGSEENVAKARARLSAMGQRASVSLTRSGGLSLHRVRVGPLDSVDRADTLLNQIIQAGLTEAKIVVD